A window of the Paenibacillus woosongensis genome harbors these coding sequences:
- a CDS encoding glycoside hydrolase family 88/105 protein, whose product MPALVYDEAKVKQTIARVVERTFNMDFNWDWPGGVAYYGVCEAYEATGNEEYLTKLKAWVDEHMEDGLPKLSVNGVSIGHCLLTLYQVYQDEKYLNTAVEMAEFLKNKAERFADGIFQHTVNSVNDVFPQQAWVDTMFMAGYFLLRIGHLLGNKEYFEDGLKQYHGHEEFLQDPDTNLYYHGWDHLNQNHMSGIYWARGNSWAALTMSKALQYVEVQHPSYMIIDGSLRDQLSALVRLQSPEGLWHTVLDDETSYLETSGSAGIATALLMRGRLYNKYTQKSIEGILSRIKDDGTVTDVSAGTAVMNDVEGYKEVPCKRIQGWGQGLALVFLAQLLRSKEDPYN is encoded by the coding sequence ATGCCAGCATTGGTTTATGATGAGGCGAAGGTGAAGCAGACGATCGCCCGGGTCGTCGAACGTACGTTTAATATGGATTTCAACTGGGACTGGCCGGGCGGCGTAGCATATTACGGGGTCTGCGAAGCGTACGAGGCAACGGGAAATGAGGAATATTTAACCAAACTGAAAGCCTGGGTCGACGAGCATATGGAGGACGGCCTGCCGAAGCTTTCCGTAAACGGCGTTTCAATCGGCCACTGTCTGCTGACGCTATATCAGGTCTACCAGGACGAGAAATATTTAAACACGGCTGTCGAAATGGCGGAATTTTTGAAAAATAAAGCGGAACGGTTCGCGGATGGTATTTTTCAGCATACGGTGAATTCGGTGAATGACGTATTTCCCCAGCAGGCTTGGGTGGATACGATGTTCATGGCGGGTTATTTTCTGCTGCGCATCGGGCATCTGCTCGGAAACAAGGAATATTTCGAGGACGGCCTGAAGCAGTATCACGGACATGAGGAGTTTCTGCAGGATCCGGACACGAATCTTTACTATCATGGCTGGGATCATTTGAACCAGAACCATATGTCCGGTATCTACTGGGCCCGCGGCAACAGCTGGGCGGCGCTTACGATGTCGAAGGCGCTGCAGTACGTCGAGGTTCAGCACCCATCCTATATGATCATCGACGGCTCTTTGCGGGATCAGCTCAGTGCGCTCGTCAGGCTGCAATCGCCCGAAGGGCTGTGGCATACGGTGCTGGATGACGAGACCTCTTACCTGGAGACCTCCGGATCGGCTGGGATCGCTACGGCGCTGCTGATGCGGGGAAGATTGTACAACAAGTATACGCAAAAATCGATCGAAGGCATTCTGTCTCGGATCAAGGACGACGGCACGGTTACAGACGTTTCGGCCGGTACGGCGGTCATGAATGATGTAGAGGGGTACAAGGAAGTGCCTTGCAAACGGATCCAAGGCTGGGGACAGGGGCTGGCTCTGGTGTTCCTGGCGCAGCTGCTGCGCTCCAAGGAAGATCCGTACAATTAA
- a CDS encoding sensory rhodopsin transducer has translation MGVQAKGHRFWVIPDGYIPPDSRGELVSHESICVLNCGETPARLGITIYYEDREPLEGIEAIVEGRRTRHIRTTSLESGGERIPAGVPYALTLESDVPVIIQYSRLDTTQPELALMSVMAYPIES, from the coding sequence ATGGGAGTTCAAGCAAAAGGACACCGTTTCTGGGTCATTCCCGACGGATATATTCCGCCGGACAGCCGGGGAGAACTCGTCAGCCACGAAAGCATCTGCGTGCTGAATTGCGGGGAGACGCCGGCAAGGCTTGGCATTACCATCTATTATGAAGACCGCGAGCCGCTGGAGGGCATTGAGGCTATTGTTGAAGGCCGCCGCACAAGGCATATTCGCACTACCTCCCTGGAGAGCGGCGGAGAGCGAATCCCTGCCGGAGTGCCTTATGCGCTAACGTTAGAAAGTGATGTTCCCGTCATCATTCAATACAGCCGTCTCGATACGACCCAGCCGGAGCTGGCACTGATGAGCGTCATGGCCTATCCTATTGAAAGTTAG
- a CDS encoding rhamnogalacturonan acetylesterase, translated as MKDERKGAAAPGLEKMSWKFDFGPGQPAVGYTGVTAESVYDSAAGYGFEDINGVYARDRLAAAAAVPGDVRAMLYHRFCIPMGATFTANVPDGVYVVSILAGDALAETHTLLKVAGSKRVLPPIRSAAGQFIEEKFAVPVRGGRFRLHVSGQAPRLNMLELQPAPNTLTLFLAGDSTVTDQPEDGYPYAGWGQLLPALFKHDVCVDNHAQSGRSSRSFIEEGRLEAILQLIKPGDFLMLQFGHNDEKPDPRGTDPFTTYKQHLLRYIEAAREKRAYPVLVTPVHRRYFNPDGTLSDTHGDYITAMQELAAETDTPLIDLAARSKRLFETAGPEGCKDLFMWVYPGEYMNFPAGVQDNTHFQEQGGEAIARLIADGIGDLQLQPLFMYLR; from the coding sequence ATGAAAGATGAGAGGAAAGGAGCCGCGGCGCCTGGACTGGAGAAAATGTCGTGGAAATTCGACTTTGGGCCGGGGCAGCCAGCGGTAGGCTATACTGGCGTGACCGCGGAAAGTGTGTATGACTCTGCGGCCGGATATGGATTCGAGGACATAAACGGTGTGTATGCCCGGGATAGATTGGCCGCGGCCGCTGCCGTTCCCGGCGATGTCAGAGCCATGCTGTATCATCGCTTCTGCATTCCGATGGGAGCTACGTTTACGGCAAATGTGCCGGACGGCGTATATGTGGTGAGCATTCTGGCAGGAGACGCTTTGGCGGAAACGCATACCCTGCTGAAGGTCGCCGGCAGCAAGCGGGTGCTGCCGCCGATTCGCTCAGCAGCCGGGCAGTTTATCGAGGAGAAATTCGCCGTTCCTGTGCGGGGCGGCCGCTTCCGTCTGCATGTGTCAGGGCAGGCGCCTCGCCTGAATATGCTGGAGCTTCAGCCCGCGCCCAATACGCTGACCCTATTCCTTGCGGGTGATTCCACCGTGACGGATCAGCCGGAGGACGGCTATCCCTACGCGGGGTGGGGGCAGCTGCTGCCCGCCTTGTTCAAGCACGATGTCTGTGTAGATAATCATGCCCAGTCCGGGCGCAGCTCGCGGAGCTTCATCGAGGAAGGGCGCCTGGAGGCGATTCTGCAGCTGATCAAACCTGGCGATTTCCTGATGCTCCAGTTCGGCCATAACGACGAGAAGCCCGATCCCCGGGGGACGGACCCGTTTACGACATATAAGCAGCATCTGCTGCGTTATATCGAAGCTGCCCGGGAGAAGCGGGCCTACCCGGTGCTGGTGACGCCGGTGCATCGCCGGTATTTCAACCCGGACGGAACGCTTTCTGATACGCACGGAGATTATATCACGGCCATGCAGGAGCTGGCCGCAGAGACGGATACGCCGCTTATTGATCTTGCTGCCCGAAGCAAGCGATTGTTCGAGACGGCCGGGCCAGAGGGCTGCAAAGACCTGTTCATGTGGGTGTACCCGGGCGAATACATGAACTTCCCTGCGGGCGTACAGGACAATACGCATTTCCAGGAGCAGGGGGGAGAAGCGATCGCCCGGTTAATTGCCGACGGAATTGGCGATTTGCAGCTGCAGCCTTTATTCATGTATCTCAGGTAA
- a CDS encoding carbohydrate ABC transporter permease encodes MRKQSLRANLTGYAFISPFVIGFLVFTFIPILISLYLSFTNYNLFNNPQWIGTFNFKKMFTQDQKYWNSVRVTFIYVFAGVPLRLMFALFVAMLLNTKSRMVGFYRTVYYLPSIIGGSVAVSIMWRNIFNEQGIVNSLLIFLGIPPVAWYGDPNAALGTLIALSVWQFGSSMLIFLAGLKNISPEMYEAAGIDGATAPRKFFKITLPLLSPIILFNLIMQTISAFMTFVPAYIISKGEGTPMDGTLLYSLYLFRQAFMFNNMGYAAAMAWVMLIMVGIMTAILFKTSKLWVFYESKGGR; translated from the coding sequence TTGCGGAAACAGTCACTCAGAGCCAATTTGACCGGATATGCTTTTATCAGTCCGTTTGTAATCGGGTTCTTGGTCTTTACGTTTATTCCGATTTTGATCTCATTATATTTGTCATTCACGAATTACAATTTATTCAATAACCCGCAGTGGATTGGAACCTTCAATTTTAAAAAAATGTTTACCCAGGATCAGAAATATTGGAACTCGGTCAGAGTTACTTTTATATATGTATTTGCCGGCGTGCCGCTGCGGCTGATGTTCGCCTTGTTCGTGGCCATGCTGCTCAATACGAAGTCGCGCATGGTCGGCTTTTACCGGACCGTGTATTATTTGCCATCGATCATCGGCGGAAGCGTCGCCGTGTCGATTATGTGGCGCAACATTTTTAACGAACAGGGCATCGTAAACAGCCTGCTTATATTTCTCGGCATTCCGCCTGTCGCTTGGTACGGCGATCCCAATGCCGCACTTGGAACCCTGATTGCATTGTCGGTGTGGCAATTCGGATCGTCCATGCTGATCTTCTTGGCCGGGCTGAAGAACATCTCTCCGGAGATGTACGAGGCGGCAGGCATTGACGGAGCAACCGCTCCCCGCAAGTTTTTCAAGATCACGCTGCCGCTGCTGAGCCCGATCATCCTGTTCAACCTGATTATGCAAACGATCAGCGCATTTATGACGTTCGTGCCGGCTTATATTATTTCCAAAGGGGAAGGAACGCCGATGGACGGAACCCTGCTGTACTCCCTGTATTTATTCCGGCAGGCCTTCATGTTCAACAATATGGGCTACGCTGCGGCGATGGCTTGGGTCATGCTCATTATGGTCGGCATCATGACGGCGATTCTGTTCAAGACATCGAAATTATGGGTGTTCTATGAGTCGAAAGGAGGCCGTTAA
- a CDS encoding LuxR C-terminal-related transcriptional regulator encodes MKSVFSYQTALPDGQWVYLKDVNQRTIQQWNSSFALSGHHVYMDQLKCISEEEMIQRLATHQELISVVEEELKALHRFLIRPFIFFLTDTEGVTLSLSGPEHVVASLKEHNVRVGSLFDIKHAGINALSVAMETGCIAVIRGEEHHLKLFAGWSCICAPICINGEIKGYLDMSLSVNEDITYVVPLLQQLIDRVVGRLPDPEQRKQAIYLAFDKCGLTKREKEIGYLWMHNHSVGQIAKMLYIAPGTVKNTLKNVYKKTNVSDKGEFIIKFHP; translated from the coding sequence TTGAAAAGCGTCTTTAGTTATCAGACGGCGTTACCTGACGGTCAGTGGGTCTATTTGAAGGACGTGAACCAGAGAACGATTCAGCAGTGGAACAGCTCCTTTGCACTTAGCGGGCATCATGTTTACATGGATCAATTGAAGTGTATTTCAGAAGAGGAAATGATCCAAAGATTAGCTACCCACCAAGAGCTGATCTCCGTAGTTGAAGAAGAATTGAAAGCGCTTCACCGATTTTTGATCCGGCCGTTTATATTTTTTTTGACGGATACGGAGGGTGTGACGCTTAGCTTGAGCGGCCCGGAGCATGTGGTCGCTTCGCTAAAGGAGCATAATGTCAGGGTTGGCAGCTTGTTTGATATAAAGCACGCGGGGATCAATGCGCTGTCCGTCGCGATGGAAACGGGCTGCATTGCTGTTATTCGCGGGGAAGAGCATCACCTGAAGCTGTTTGCGGGCTGGTCCTGCATCTGCGCTCCTATCTGCATCAACGGTGAAATTAAAGGATATTTGGACATGTCTTTATCCGTCAACGAAGATATTACATACGTCGTACCGCTGCTGCAGCAATTAATAGACCGCGTCGTAGGGAGACTGCCGGATCCAGAACAGAGGAAGCAGGCGATCTATCTTGCGTTCGATAAATGCGGATTGACCAAACGGGAGAAGGAAATCGGCTATCTCTGGATGCATAATCATTCGGTAGGGCAAATCGCCAAAATGCTGTATATTGCTCCAGGAACCGTGAAAAATACGCTGAAAAATGTCTACAAAAAAACCAATGTCAGCGACAAGGGAGAATTCATTATCAAATTTCATCCTTAA
- a CDS encoding HlyD family efflux transporter periplasmic adaptor subunit, producing MRTVIRDMGEITDSREIMEARTSPFISIFLGFLVLILVVGLIWASISKIDIVVKASGVVRPNEKVSRIQNKATGNVESVYYTAGQKVKAGDILYTLHKDQLEADKLAAELDLQKAKEQLEELVQFKAQILSGNTPANPEAAGQPERLSSLLDGHSTKQKFRVELIRLMGLLEQAEEKQKHLELLKQSIAAGANLLPPATEYYYKFQDYQIKKEQYALQEQTASEHFKMAVRQDGDESEAKQKLEEVRLQASDYTNGFELALITAINENDQLLNKLQGEADALYLQLAESIEAEQERVKSLEERLQNLDFALRDYVITAPIDGTVNVITDINAGDLLQTGTELLTILPENDSEFMMKLAISNQDVANIKVGDTIKYSFFALPSNDYGMLQGTVRSISGDAVMNQQDGYSYYAVEADIQNKPLQSKKGEDAYIKTGMMAEAQIITRSETVLEYMLKKLDLKQ from the coding sequence ATGAGAACAGTCATTAGGGATATGGGAGAGATCACCGACAGCCGGGAGATCATGGAGGCGCGGACGAGCCCGTTTATCTCGATATTTCTCGGTTTTCTGGTTCTTATTCTAGTTGTCGGGCTGATATGGGCCTCCATAAGCAAAATCGACATCGTGGTCAAGGCAAGCGGCGTAGTGCGTCCGAATGAAAAGGTAAGCCGGATCCAGAACAAGGCCACAGGCAACGTAGAGAGCGTTTATTACACGGCGGGGCAGAAAGTGAAGGCCGGAGATATATTGTATACGCTGCATAAGGATCAGCTAGAAGCGGACAAGCTGGCTGCGGAGCTTGATTTGCAGAAAGCGAAGGAACAGCTGGAGGAGCTGGTACAGTTCAAAGCGCAAATCCTGTCCGGGAACACGCCGGCAAATCCAGAAGCCGCTGGACAGCCTGAACGACTTAGCAGTTTGCTGGATGGCCATTCTACGAAGCAGAAATTTCGCGTGGAACTGATCCGGCTGATGGGATTGCTGGAGCAGGCTGAAGAGAAGCAAAAGCATCTGGAGCTGTTGAAGCAGTCCATCGCTGCAGGTGCAAATCTATTGCCGCCCGCTACGGAATATTATTACAAATTTCAAGACTATCAAATCAAGAAAGAACAGTATGCGCTGCAGGAGCAAACGGCATCCGAGCATTTTAAAATGGCGGTCCGGCAAGACGGGGATGAAAGCGAGGCCAAGCAGAAGCTGGAGGAGGTGCGGCTGCAGGCCAGCGATTATACCAACGGCTTCGAATTGGCGCTGATTACGGCCATAAATGAGAATGACCAGTTGTTGAACAAATTGCAGGGAGAAGCGGATGCTCTGTATTTGCAATTGGCCGAATCCATAGAAGCCGAGCAGGAGCGTGTAAAGAGCCTGGAGGAACGCCTGCAGAATCTGGATTTCGCGCTAAGGGATTATGTAATCACTGCTCCGATCGATGGAACCGTCAACGTTATAACCGATATCAATGCGGGGGATCTGCTGCAAACAGGAACGGAATTGCTGACGATTCTGCCGGAGAACGATTCCGAATTCATGATGAAGCTGGCGATATCCAACCAGGACGTGGCGAACATCAAAGTAGGGGATACGATCAAATATAGTTTTTTTGCCCTTCCTTCCAATGACTACGGCATGCTGCAGGGTACGGTGCGATCCATTAGCGGAGATGCGGTTATGAACCAGCAGGATGGATACAGCTATTATGCTGTCGAAGCCGATATCCAGAACAAGCCGCTCCAGAGCAAGAAAGGAGAGGATGCTTACATCAAGACAGGGATGATGGCCGAAGCGCAAATCATTACGAGAAGCGAGACGGTGCTTGAATATATGTTGAAAAAGCTAGATTTGAAGCAGTGA
- a CDS encoding peptidase domain-containing ABC transporter: MIFLGKYHCIKQFDIKDCGAACLATISKQHGLKIPISRIRETAGTDKRGTNVYGVIKAAESLGFTAKGVKAAQESIFEPIPLPAIAHVIIDQTLLHYVVIHKVTKKELIIADPAKGIVKYTPEEFFKIWTGVLILMVPAPTFQKGDETKGLFPRFFSLLIPQRKLIFSLFMASILYTILGILGAFYFKFLLDEILPHGLDKTLHMVSVGVIALTLFRILLSAFRNHLLLYLSQKLDISLILGYYQHVLKLPMNFFGTRKTGEIISRLMDASKVRDAISGATLTIMIDVIMALIGGFILYSQSPFLFGVTSMMIPLYLVLVWAFHKPFERMNRKQMEDNAQLNSYLVESINGIETVKAYNAEQKANFETEKKFVVLLRSVFRFGFFNNVQASLKGLVQALGGIVILWAGAYQVIRGNLSMGQLITFNALLAYFLEPIQNLINLQPMVQTAVVAADRLGEILDLTPEKEKGEDRKISPVSLKGQIKLQNLDFRYGTRQLVLKNVNLTISPGEKIAFVGESGSGKTTLIQLLMRFYSPEKGDILINDNNIKDINIDTLRERIAYITQDTFFFSGTIRDNLCLGIDDETELERVVEAAKIAKAHDFINELPLRYNTVLEEDASNLSGGQKQRLAIARAILKQPDILIMDEATSNLDSTTEKAISETIHNLQDVTTIIIAHRLSTIMRCNRIFVMDHGEIIEAGTHAELMGRGGKYYELWKDQIPEGINEQGTQGQGMLETVSK; the protein is encoded by the coding sequence ATGATATTTTTGGGCAAATACCACTGCATTAAGCAATTCGATATCAAAGACTGCGGTGCGGCTTGTCTGGCCACGATTTCTAAGCAGCATGGGCTGAAGATTCCGATATCCCGGATACGGGAGACAGCCGGAACGGACAAGAGGGGTACGAACGTCTACGGTGTCATTAAAGCCGCAGAGAGCCTTGGGTTTACAGCCAAGGGGGTGAAGGCAGCCCAGGAATCCATTTTTGAGCCAATTCCTTTACCGGCCATCGCACACGTCATAATTGATCAAACATTACTCCACTACGTAGTCATACATAAAGTTACAAAGAAGGAACTTATCATTGCCGATCCGGCAAAAGGAATTGTAAAGTATACGCCCGAGGAATTCTTTAAGATTTGGACAGGCGTGCTTATTCTGATGGTTCCGGCGCCTACCTTTCAAAAGGGGGATGAGACGAAAGGATTATTTCCCCGGTTTTTCAGTCTTTTAATTCCTCAACGCAAGCTTATCTTTAGCCTGTTCATGGCGTCAATTCTCTATACCATATTAGGAATTCTCGGTGCATTCTACTTTAAGTTTTTGTTAGATGAAATTTTGCCTCACGGTTTGGACAAGACCTTGCATATGGTCTCCGTCGGCGTTATTGCCTTGACCCTGTTCAGAATATTGTTAAGCGCTTTCCGCAATCATTTGCTGTTATATTTGAGCCAGAAGTTAGATATTTCCTTAATCCTCGGCTACTATCAGCACGTGCTTAAGCTGCCGATGAATTTCTTCGGCACCCGCAAGACGGGAGAAATCATCTCCAGGCTGATGGACGCCTCCAAAGTGAGAGACGCGATATCGGGGGCAACCTTAACGATCATGATCGACGTCATCATGGCGCTGATCGGCGGGTTCATTTTATACTCCCAGAGCCCGTTTCTGTTTGGGGTAACCTCAATGATGATCCCCTTGTACCTCGTGCTTGTATGGGCGTTCCATAAGCCGTTTGAGCGGATGAACCGCAAGCAGATGGAGGACAACGCTCAGCTGAACTCCTACCTGGTAGAATCGATCAACGGGATCGAGACAGTCAAGGCGTACAATGCGGAGCAGAAAGCGAATTTCGAGACGGAGAAGAAGTTTGTTGTTTTGCTGCGGAGCGTGTTCCGCTTCGGTTTTTTCAATAATGTGCAGGCATCATTAAAGGGGCTGGTTCAGGCGCTCGGGGGAATCGTTATTTTGTGGGCAGGAGCCTACCAGGTTATCCGCGGCAATTTGTCGATGGGCCAATTGATCACCTTCAATGCGCTGCTCGCTTATTTCCTCGAACCGATCCAGAATTTGATCAACCTTCAGCCGATGGTCCAGACGGCCGTAGTTGCCGCAGACCGGCTCGGGGAGATTCTGGATCTTACGCCGGAGAAGGAGAAGGGCGAAGACCGGAAGATCAGTCCGGTATCGCTGAAAGGGCAGATCAAGCTCCAGAACCTGGATTTCAGGTATGGCACAAGACAGCTTGTCTTGAAAAACGTGAATTTGACGATCTCTCCTGGGGAGAAAATTGCTTTCGTCGGCGAGAGCGGATCAGGCAAGACGACGCTGATTCAGCTGCTTATGCGTTTCTATTCCCCCGAGAAGGGCGATATTCTCATTAACGACAACAACATTAAGGACATTAACATAGATACGCTGCGCGAGAGGATTGCTTATATTACGCAGGATACGTTTTTCTTCAGCGGTACGATCCGCGATAACCTCTGCCTTGGGATCGATGACGAGACGGAGCTGGAGCGGGTCGTGGAGGCCGCGAAGATAGCCAAGGCTCATGACTTCATTAACGAACTGCCGTTAAGATACAACACGGTGCTGGAGGAGGATGCGTCCAACTTATCCGGCGGACAGAAGCAGCGTCTCGCGATTGCAAGAGCGATCCTGAAGCAGCCGGACATCCTCATTATGGATGAAGCGACGAGCAATTTGGATTCGACGACGGAGAAGGCGATTTCGGAGACCATACATAATCTGCAGGATGTGACTACAATCATCATCGCTCATCGCTTGAGCACGATTATGCGCTGCAACCGGATTTTTGTCATGGATCACGGTGAAATTATCGAGGCCGGAACACATGCGGAGCTTATGGGCCGCGGGGGCAAATATTACGAGCTGTGGAAGGATCAGATTCCGGAAGGGATAAATGAACAGGGCACGCAGGGACAAGGCATGCTGGAGACGGTCAGCAAATAA
- a CDS encoding ABC transporter substrate-binding protein encodes MFVRKKTALWMLVALLFILPACSGGGSTGGASNGGNNDKPVQESQGKKDKTTLRIAWWGGDKRHEYTQQIVDKYQELNPNVKIDVEYAAFDDYWKKLAPQAAANQLPDIVQMDISYIVQYAKNGQLEDLTPYIGNQIKIDDVNENVISTGKINDVQYGVPTGVNVLGFQYDPELLNKAGVDSIPENWTWDQYEEIAMKVRDAGYVMDGSMAPDIFFHYFLRTHGYSLYNKEGTALGYEDDALFTEFFGRLARLIKEGAVPSQEKLTQTKGILEESEIVKGTGVGVWQWSNQYVGLQAAVNRPMELASMMGPNMEKGLYMQPSMFWSITSHSKNKEEAAKFIDFWINDVEANKMIKGERGVPISASIKEAIVSELSEPEKQVFDFVAAMEEKSSPMSPAPPVGSPQVIASLADLVEQINYGQITPEKAASAFRQEANGILANNK; translated from the coding sequence ATGTTTGTGAGGAAGAAAACCGCTTTATGGATGTTGGTTGCCCTGCTGTTCATTTTGCCTGCCTGCAGCGGCGGAGGCAGCACCGGAGGTGCGAGTAACGGAGGGAACAATGACAAGCCCGTGCAGGAGAGCCAGGGCAAAAAAGATAAAACGACGCTGAGAATTGCCTGGTGGGGAGGCGATAAGCGCCATGAATATACCCAGCAGATCGTCGATAAGTATCAAGAGCTGAACCCCAACGTCAAAATCGACGTGGAGTATGCGGCCTTTGACGACTACTGGAAGAAGCTTGCGCCCCAGGCAGCCGCGAACCAGCTGCCGGACATCGTGCAGATGGACATCTCTTACATTGTTCAATATGCCAAGAACGGCCAGCTTGAGGATCTGACGCCTTATATAGGCAATCAAATCAAAATTGATGACGTCAACGAAAATGTGATTTCCACAGGAAAAATCAACGACGTCCAGTACGGCGTGCCCACCGGTGTGAACGTGCTTGGATTCCAATACGACCCCGAGCTGTTGAACAAAGCCGGCGTCGACAGCATCCCCGAAAATTGGACCTGGGATCAATATGAGGAAATCGCCATGAAGGTTAGAGACGCGGGTTATGTCATGGACGGTTCCATGGCGCCGGATATTTTCTTCCATTACTTCCTTCGTACCCATGGATATTCCCTGTATAACAAGGAAGGTACGGCGCTCGGCTATGAGGATGATGCTTTGTTCACCGAATTCTTCGGGCGTCTGGCCAGGCTGATCAAAGAAGGCGCCGTGCCTTCCCAGGAGAAGCTGACGCAAACGAAAGGCATTTTGGAGGAATCGGAAATCGTCAAAGGAACAGGTGTCGGCGTATGGCAATGGTCTAACCAGTACGTTGGACTTCAGGCCGCGGTCAACCGGCCGATGGAACTGGCGTCTATGATGGGACCGAATATGGAGAAGGGCCTGTACATGCAGCCGAGCATGTTCTGGTCGATCACTTCCCATTCCAAGAACAAGGAAGAAGCGGCGAAGTTTATCGACTTCTGGATTAATGACGTGGAAGCCAACAAAATGATCAAGGGTGAGCGCGGAGTTCCAATCTCGGCATCGATCAAAGAAGCGATCGTCTCTGAATTGTCGGAGCCGGAGAAGCAGGTATTCGACTTCGTTGCGGCTATGGAAGAGAAGAGCTCACCGATGAGCCCGGCGCCGCCGGTAGGCTCACCGCAGGTGATCGCCTCCCTTGCCGACCTGGTGGAGCAGATCAACTACGGCCAGATAACTCCGGAGAAAGCTGCATCTGCGTTCCGGCAGGAAGCGAACGGCATCCTGGCAAACAATAAATAG
- a CDS encoding carbohydrate ABC transporter permease, giving the protein MAAGKWKWPAYHVFVGAIAILMLYPIIWLFMSSFKESRTIFATASQLIPQSWDFGNYAAGWAGVGGQPFAQFIVNSLIIVVLATIGVVISSALVAFGFGRLDFRGRNLWFALMMVTLMLPHDVVLVPQYIIFSKLGWLNSMKPIVIPNYFGAPFFIFLMIQFIRSIPSELDEAATIDGCDKFRLFYRIILPLIKPALATAAIFSFYWRWEDLIGPVLYLNSPQKYTVSMGLKMFLDSESGSNWGAMFAMSIVSLIPVVVVFFMFQKQIVEGISSSGLKG; this is encoded by the coding sequence ATGGCTGCAGGCAAATGGAAATGGCCGGCCTATCATGTGTTTGTCGGCGCAATTGCCATTCTCATGCTGTACCCGATCATCTGGCTGTTCATGAGCTCCTTCAAGGAGAGCCGGACGATCTTTGCCACGGCCTCGCAGCTGATCCCGCAGTCCTGGGATTTTGGGAACTATGCCGCAGGCTGGGCCGGTGTCGGAGGACAGCCCTTCGCCCAGTTTATCGTCAATTCGCTCATCATCGTGGTGCTGGCTACCATCGGCGTCGTCATTTCCTCGGCGCTGGTCGCCTTCGGCTTCGGCCGGCTTGATTTTAGAGGGCGCAATCTGTGGTTTGCGCTAATGATGGTAACGCTGATGCTGCCCCATGACGTGGTGCTTGTCCCGCAATATATTATTTTCTCGAAGCTCGGATGGCTGAACAGCATGAAGCCGATTGTCATCCCGAACTACTTCGGGGCGCCGTTCTTCATTTTCCTGATGATTCAATTCATCCGCTCCATTCCGAGCGAGCTCGATGAGGCGGCAACGATCGACGGCTGCGACAAATTCCGGCTCTTCTACCGCATCATTCTGCCGCTCATTAAACCAGCGCTCGCTACAGCGGCAATCTTCTCCTTCTATTGGCGGTGGGAAGATCTGATCGGCCCGGTACTGTATTTGAATTCGCCGCAGAAATATACCGTGTCGATGGGGCTGAAGATGTTTCTGGACAGTGAGTCCGGGTCCAACTGGGGAGCGATGTTCGCGATGTCCATCGTCAGTTTGATTCCGGTCGTTGTTGTATTTTTTATGTTCCAGAAACAAATTGTAGAAGGAATTAGCAGCAGCGGATTGAAAGGCTAG